In Hevea brasiliensis isolate MT/VB/25A 57/8 chromosome 13, ASM3005281v1, whole genome shotgun sequence, a single genomic region encodes these proteins:
- the LOC110649385 gene encoding uncharacterized protein LOC110649385: protein MSFTGPSMGSGSKTARRAFEFGRTYVVRPKGRHQATVVWLHGLGDNGSSWSQLLETLPLPNIKWICPTAPTQPITVFGGFPSTAWFDVGDLSEDAPDDIEGLDAAAAHVANLLSTEPADIKLGIGGFSMGAATSLFSATCFTLGKYANGNQYPANLSAVVGLSGWLPCSKTLSNKIEGVEEAARRAVTLPILLCHGKGDDVVPYKFGEKSSRVLSSTGFQDVTCKAYNGLGHYTIPQEMDEVCAWLTSKLGLEGCSS, encoded by the exons ATGAGTTTCACTGGTCCTTCCATGGGTTCTG GCAGTAAAACTGCTAGAAGGGCATTTGAGTTTGGAAGGACTTATGTCGTTAGGCCCAAAGGTAGACATCAAGCTACTGTTGTGTGGTTACATGGTTTGGGTGATAATGGATCAAG CTGGTCCCAGCTTTTGGAGACCCTTCCTCTTCCAAAT ATTAAATGGATATGTCCAACTGCTCCAACTCAACCTATAACTGTATTTGGAGGCTTCCCATCCACAGCAT GGTTTGATGTGGGAGACCTTTCAGAAGATGCTCCTGACGATATAGAGGGTTTGGATGCTGCAGCAGCACATGTCGCAAATTTATTGTCAACAGAACCTGCTGACA TTAAACTTGGTATTGGAGGCTTTAGCATGGGTGCAGCTACTTCTTTGTTCTCTGCAACCTGCTTTACTTTAGGCAAATATGCAAATGGAAATCAGTATCCCGCCAATTTGAGTGCAGTTGTTGGATTAAGTGGCTGGCTTCCATGTTCAAA GACCTTGAGTAACAAAATTGAGGGGGTAGAAGAAGCTGCAAGGCGTGCTGTAACCCTTCCCATATTGCTCTGTCATGGCAAAG GTGATGATGTGGTTCCTTATAAATTTGGTGAAAAATCGTCACGGGTTTTGTCTTCAACTGGTTTCCAGGATGTGACATGCAAAGCATACAATGG GCTCGGTCACTACACAATCCCGCAAGAGATGGATGAGGTCTGCGCTTGGCTGACTTCCAAATTGGGGCTTGAAGGATGCTCTTCATGA
- the LOC110649386 gene encoding deSI-like protein At4g17486 isoform X2, whose amino-acid sequence MGAENISISSSQNENTDAQVVLNVYDLTSVNNYTYWFGFGIFHSGIEVHGKEYGFGAHDFPVSGVFEVEPRSCPGFIYRCSIPLGRINMPSSEFHDISHRLVGKYIPRWVNRLARLGSLCSCLLPESLQVTTIKQLPEYHECMEDGNESLATTTPRESTEIDDADQEKHLLSPNAECGEVAFVKEVHK is encoded by the exons ATGGGGGCAGAGAATATCTCGATTTCTAGCTCTCAGAACGAGAATACGGATGCCCAGGTGGTGTTGAATGTTTATGATCTCACTTCTGTCAACAATTACACCTATTGGTTCGGTTTTGGGATATTTCATTCCGGCATTGAAG TGCATGGTAAGGAGTATGGATTTGGAGCTCATGACTTCCCAGTCAGTGGAGTTTTTGAAGTGGAGCCACGGAGCTGTCCTGGTTTCATTTATAGATGTTCCATCCCACTGGGCCGCATAAATATGCCTTCCTCTGAATTTC ATGATATCTCACATAGGTTGGTGGGCAAGTATATACCACGGTGGGTAAATCGACTTGCCCGGCTAG GTTCTTTATGCAGTTGTCTGCTTCCAGAAAGCCTTCAAGTAACTACCATTAAACAGCTGCCTGAATACCACGAGTGCATGG AAGATGGAAATGAATCCTTGGCAACCACTACCCCCCGTGAGTCAACAGAGATCGATGATGCAGATCAAGAGAAGCACTTGCTGTCCCCAAATGCTGAATGTGGGGAAGTGGCTTTTGTAAAAGAGGTCCACAAATGA
- the LOC110649390 gene encoding probable receptor-like protein kinase At5g20050, producing the protein MEDKNVNIIAVSTVIILIVVIVIARVSLKLSKAFHLIAGADIAVIFAVLVCLMIRLRYNRRRQLLVTQLVSEGRELRIEYSFLRKVAGVPIKFRFKELEEATGNFQSLLGQGASASVFKGILADGTAIAVKRIEKEERGEKEFRSEVAAIASVQHVNLVRLLGYCIAAGGPRFLVYDFIPNGSLDCWIFPKRGTRDLPGGCLSWELRYGVAIDVAKALSYLHHDCRSRVLHLDVKPENILLDENYRAIVTDFGLSKLMRKDESRVITNIRGTRGYLAPEWLLEHGISEKSDVYSYGMVLLEMIGGQRNVCLLQKGNDRSQRTWQYFPKIVNQKMREGKLMEVVDHRLVESGDIDEKEVKRLVHIAFWCIQEKPRLRPSMAHVVEMLEDRVAVVEPPDTQMIVIDLLSIDGDAPDGHKRATIAALAAEQLEETNPTVSCSYTFSVVSGR; encoded by the coding sequence ATGGAGGACAAGAATGTGAATATAATCGCTGTTTCAACAGTTATCATCCTCATCGTTGTTATCGTTATCGCTCGAGTCTCACTTAAGCTCTCCAAGGCTTTCCATCTGATTGCAGGGGCTGATATTGCAGTGATCTTTGCGGTCCTCGTTTGCCTGATGATCAGACTGCGTTATAATCGCAGAAGGCAGTTGTTAGTGACCCAATTAGTTTCTGAAGGCAGAGAGCTTCGCATTGAGTATAGTTTCTTGAGAAAAGTTGCTGGAGTTCCTATAAAGTTTCGATTCAAGGAGCTCGAGGAAGCAACTGGTAATTTTCAGTCGTTGCTAGGCCAAGGGGCTTCAGCTTCGGTTTTCAAAGGGATTTTAGCCGATGGAACTGCCATTGCTGTGAAGCGGATTGAGAAAGAGGAACGTGGAGAGAAGGAATTTCGATCGGAAGTTGCAGCAATTGCTAGTGTCCAGCATGTGAATCTGGTGCGTCTTCTTGGATATTGTATTGCAGCAGGAGGGCctcgtttccttgtttatgaTTTCATCCCAAATGGGTCATTGGATTGTTGGATTTTCCCCAAAAGGGGAACCCGGGATCTCCCTGGAGGGTGCTTGTCATGGGAATTACGGTATGGAGTTGCCATTGATGTGGCTAAGGCACTTTCTTACCTTCATCACGATTGCCGGTCAAGGGTTTTGCACCTTGATGTCAAGCCAGAGAATATACTTCTTGATGAAAATTATCGAGCAATTGTGACAGATTTTGGTCTTTCAAAGTTAATGCGAAAAGACGAGAGTAGAGTCATCACAAATATCCGTGGGACGAGAGGTTACTTAGCCCCAGAATGGCTCTTAGAGCATGgtatttctgagaaatctgacgTCTATAGTTATGGAATGGTTCTTCTGGAGATGATTGGAGGCCAGAGAAATGTTTGCTTGTTACAAAAGGGCAATGATAGGTCTCAAAGGACATGGCAGTACTTCCCAAAAATTGTCAATCAGAAAATGAGAGAAGGAAAGCTTATGGAAGTGGTTGATCATAGGCTAGTAGAAAGTGGAGATATTGATGAAAAGGAAGTAAAAAGATTGGTTCATATAGCTTTCTGGTGCATACAGGAGAAGCCCAGGCTTAGGCCATCCATGGCTCATGTGGTGGAAATGCTTGAAGACCGTGTGGCTGTGGTGGAGCCCCCTGATACCCAAATGATTGTTATCGATTTGTTGTCAATTGATGGGGATGCACCAGATGGTCATAAGAGGGCAACTATTGCTGCATTGGCTGCAGAACAATTAGAAGAAACCAATCCTACCGTTTCATGCTCATACACCTTTTCTGTTGTCTCAGGAAGATAA
- the LOC110649384 gene encoding uncharacterized protein LOC110649384: MPKDRRDRSVSFDRCKASPYTCSSSCSRLSSPKIPSETEENLKEWEEARCPVCMEHPHNAVLLICSSHEKGCRPYMCDTSYRHSNCLDQFRKSFTEASLTTPQPEENRVTTATVGSSEPTVNVEQSEEEPLSTGTIPCDKKAQPTLVCPLCRGQVKEWITMEPARRFMNAKSRSCACETCDFSGTYSDLRKHARLEHPLVRPSQADPERQRNWRLLERQRDLGDLISTLHSSFGEERGDDNILPIDDGGWLTVFFLIRVFRPGSSPRSSSWSGTSRARGQLNFRRRSTRLWGETHDVETGSSSRDEDNDSSDGGSDPWRRSERIRRRTTPDHL; encoded by the coding sequence ATGCCAAAGGATAGAAGAGATCGCTCGGTATCTTTTGATAGGTGCAAGGCGTCTCCGTACACTTGCAGCTCCAGTTGTAGCAGGCTATCTTCACCCAAAATCCCTTCAGAAACTGAGGAAAACCTAAAGGAATGGGAAGAGGCCAGGTGTCCTGTTTGTATGGAACATCCTCACAATGCAGTACTCCTCATATGTTCTTCCCATGAGAAAGGCTGCCGTCCTTACATGTGCGATACAAGCTATCGCCACTCAAATTGTCTTGATCAGTTCCGCAAGTCGTTTACTGAGGCCTCACTGACAACTCCTCAACCAGAAGAAAATAGGGTCACAACAGCCACGGTTGGGAGCTCAGAACCAACTGTTAATGTGGAACAAAGTGAGGAAGAGCCCTTATCTACTGGAACCATTCCTTGTGATAAAAAAGCACAACCAACACTGGTGTGCCCCCTCTGTCGGGGGCAGGTAAAAGAGTGGATTACCATGGAGCCTGCTCGTCGTTTTATGAATGCAAAATCAAGAAGCTGTGCCTGTGAAACTTGTGATTTTAGTGGCACCTATTCAGATCTTAGGAAACATGCAAGACTTGAACACCCTCTTGTTCGACCATCACAGGCTGATCCAGAACGGCAACGAAATTGGAGGTTGCTGGAGCGCCAAAGGGACCTTGGGGACTTGATCAGCACGCTTCATTCTTCATTTGGAGAAGAGAGGGGTGATGACAACATTTTACCTATTGACGATGGTGGTTGGCTCACTGTATTTTTTCTTATAAGAGTGTTTCGACCTGGGTCAAGTCCGAGGAGTAGCAGCTGGTCTGGTACCTCAAGAGCGAGAGGGCAGCTGAATTTCAGAAGGAGATCTACCAGGCTTTGGGGGGAGACTCATGATGTGGAAACTGGGTCGTCTTCCAGAGATGAGGACAATGATTCTTCAGATGGTGGGTCAGACCCTTGGAGACGTAGTGAGCGCATTCGGCGACGGACAACACCAGACCATTTGTGA
- the LOC110649386 gene encoding deSI-like protein At4g17486 isoform X1, which yields MGAENISISSSQNENTDAQVVLNVYDLTSVNNYTYWFGFGIFHSGIEVHGKEYGFGAHDFPVSGVFEVEPRSCPGFIYRCSIPLGRINMPSSEFRTFIETMASEYHGDTYHLISKNCNHFSDDISHRLVGKYIPRWVNRLARLGSLCSCLLPESLQVTTIKQLPEYHECMEDGNESLATTTPRESTEIDDADQEKHLLSPNAECGEVAFVKEVHK from the exons ATGGGGGCAGAGAATATCTCGATTTCTAGCTCTCAGAACGAGAATACGGATGCCCAGGTGGTGTTGAATGTTTATGATCTCACTTCTGTCAACAATTACACCTATTGGTTCGGTTTTGGGATATTTCATTCCGGCATTGAAG TGCATGGTAAGGAGTATGGATTTGGAGCTCATGACTTCCCAGTCAGTGGAGTTTTTGAAGTGGAGCCACGGAGCTGTCCTGGTTTCATTTATAGATGTTCCATCCCACTGGGCCGCATAAATATGCCTTCCTCTGAATTTCGTACGTTTATAGAAACCATGGCTTCTGAGTATCATGGGGACACCTATCACCTCATCTCTAAGAATTGCAACCATTTTTCAGATGATATCTCACATAGGTTGGTGGGCAAGTATATACCACGGTGGGTAAATCGACTTGCCCGGCTAG GTTCTTTATGCAGTTGTCTGCTTCCAGAAAGCCTTCAAGTAACTACCATTAAACAGCTGCCTGAATACCACGAGTGCATGG AAGATGGAAATGAATCCTTGGCAACCACTACCCCCCGTGAGTCAACAGAGATCGATGATGCAGATCAAGAGAAGCACTTGCTGTCCCCAAATGCTGAATGTGGGGAAGTGGCTTTTGTAAAAGAGGTCCACAAATGA